A single Rhodothermales bacterium DNA region contains:
- a CDS encoding serine/threonine-protein kinase codes for MYPRPESFIGKEVDGHRIDAVLGRGGMGIVFKAENIELSRTVALKIINPALAQDDSFIRRFRLEARALAQIHHPNIVLVYAFRPFDFGYYISMEYVHGPTLAEYLEANGALSWNESVFLLKQMLSAFHFAHSAGVIHRDIKPRNILLAPNNVVKITDFGLAKVVQEGAAFAHDTTVTVATGGTIHYMPPEQIRGLKNVDHRGDLFSLGMSMYESLTGTLPFDKNASGYTIQKIIVEEPFPDIRKNNAEIPRALAKIIMKALEKDPDKRYQSAAEMKAAIEEFENEQHMSGATTLYVQGSQMPGVTLRSSRGKLYSLVAASTVCLALALLVFYRPNRASNADSGLNGDPTPIASYPPMEPSDTLVNPNDGVTVIPGDILDSLAAPVDTSALVAIPITAETGGMRIRTEPTGASIRINGRYYGRTPANLNELPAGPLRISLERQGYMPVVVEDRIEAGVVRTSRTTLLPVQGTISLSVRPFGDVYVGGELVQAGVQDSLELHLPPDTHLVSVRNPDFGEWRSTVIVTPGDPKVMSVDFTQTIRLIVTTFDLDGNRVESAEIMLDDKPTGSYTPGPVDIPIGVRRLEARIEGYEPAYPIEARNFDGSVSGPLRFILRKLPEDG; via the coding sequence ATGTATCCGCGTCCGGAATCCTTCATAGGGAAAGAAGTGGACGGGCACCGTATCGATGCGGTGCTCGGGCGCGGCGGTATGGGCATTGTATTCAAGGCGGAGAATATCGAGCTTTCACGCACGGTGGCCCTGAAGATCATCAACCCGGCGCTGGCACAGGACGATTCGTTCATCCGACGTTTTCGGCTTGAGGCCCGGGCGCTGGCCCAGATCCATCATCCGAACATCGTCCTGGTCTACGCTTTCCGGCCGTTCGACTTCGGGTACTATATTTCGATGGAGTACGTACACGGCCCCACCCTGGCCGAGTACCTCGAAGCCAACGGCGCCCTGTCGTGGAACGAATCCGTCTTCTTGCTCAAGCAGATGCTTTCGGCCTTCCACTTCGCACACAGCGCCGGCGTCATTCACCGGGACATCAAGCCCCGCAACATCCTGCTGGCGCCGAACAATGTCGTAAAGATCACCGACTTCGGGTTGGCCAAGGTCGTGCAGGAAGGGGCCGCGTTCGCGCACGACACCACGGTTACCGTGGCTACCGGGGGGACGATCCATTACATGCCGCCGGAACAGATCCGCGGGCTAAAAAACGTCGATCACCGTGGGGACCTGTTCTCGCTGGGGATGTCGATGTATGAATCGCTCACCGGGACGTTGCCGTTCGACAAAAATGCCAGCGGCTACACCATCCAGAAGATCATCGTCGAGGAGCCGTTCCCGGATATCCGGAAGAACAACGCGGAGATCCCGCGCGCGCTGGCGAAGATCATCATGAAGGCGCTGGAGAAGGACCCCGACAAGCGGTACCAGTCCGCCGCCGAGATGAAGGCGGCCATCGAGGAGTTCGAAAATGAGCAGCACATGAGCGGGGCGACGACCCTGTACGTTCAGGGTTCGCAGATGCCTGGCGTGACGTTGCGGTCCTCGCGGGGTAAGCTCTACAGTCTGGTCGCCGCAAGCACCGTGTGCCTGGCGCTGGCGTTGCTCGTGTTTTATCGCCCCAACCGGGCTTCCAACGCCGACAGCGGGCTCAACGGAGACCCGACGCCGATCGCTTCCTATCCCCCGATGGAGCCGTCCGATACGCTCGTCAATCCGAACGACGGCGTCACGGTGATCCCTGGCGACATCCTTGACTCCCTCGCGGCGCCGGTAGACACCAGCGCCCTTGTAGCGATCCCCATCACCGCCGAGACCGGCGGCATGCGGATTCGGACGGAGCCCACCGGTGCGAGCATCCGGATCAATGGGCGGTATTACGGCCGAACGCCGGCCAACCTGAACGAGCTCCCAGCCGGTCCCCTTCGGATCTCGCTCGAACGGCAGGGTTACATGCCGGTTGTGGTCGAGGACCGGATTGAAGCCGGCGTTGTCCGCACGAGCCGCACGACGTTGCTACCCGTGCAGGGGACCATTTCGCTGAGCGTCCGCCCGTTCGGCGATGTGTATGTCGGTGGCGAGTTGGTCCAAGCCGGCGTTCAGGATTCGCTGGAGCTCCACCTTCCGCCGGATACCCACCTCGTTTCCGTCCGCAACCCCGACTTCGGCGAGTGGCGCAGCACGGTCATCGTGACGCCCGGCGATCCGAAGGTGATGTCGGTAGATTTCACGCAGACGATCCGCCTGATCGTCACCACATTCGATCTCGACGGGAATCGCGTGGAAAGCGCGGAGATCATGCTGGACGACAAGCCGACCGGTTCATATACCCCCGGGCCGGTCGACATCCCCATCGGTGTGCGCCGTTTGGAGGCTCGTATCGAAGGGTACGAGCCCGCTTATCCCATCGAAGCTAGAAACTTCGACGGTTCTGTATCCGGCCCCCTTCGTTTCATCCTCCGCAAACTGCCCGAAGACGGGTAA